The genomic DNA TCCGGGGACACCTCACCTCGTGCCCGACAAGTTCGCGCGCGAGCAGACGATCGCCGTGCCCCTCAGGGCGGGTGGCATCGTCCTGCACCACTCGCTGACGCTTCACTACACGCCGACGAACACGACGAGCTCGTGGAGAAGGGCGTTCGTGTGCCACTACGTCCGCGAGGGCGCGGAGACACCGGGCCGCCAGCTCGACAGCCTGCGGCTCGTCCGCTTCTAAACGATGAAGATCACCGCCGTCCGCACCGTCGTCGTCAACGCGCAGATGCGCAACTGGGTCTTCGTCAAGGTGGAGACCGACGTCGAAGGTCTGCACGGCTGGGGCGAGGCGTCGCTGGAATGGAAGACGCGCGCCGTCGTCGGAGCCGTCGAGGACTTCGCGCCGATGCTCGTCGGCATGGACCCGGCGCGGATCGAGTTCCTCTATCAGCGCATGTACCGGCAGTCGTTCTGGCGGATGGGTGTCATCGGCATGTCAGCGATCTCCGGCATCGAGCAGGCGCTCTGGGACGTCCGGGGCAAGATTCTCGGCGTGCCCGTGTACGAGCTCCTTGGGGGAGCCGTCCGCGATCGCGTGCGGATGTACACCCACCTGGGCGGCGGCAAGATGGCGGACGTCTACGACACGCAGTTCCGGGGCGAGACCCAGCGATTCGTCGAACTCGCCCTCGAAGTCGTGTCACGCGGCTACTCGGCGGTGAAAGTGCTCCTCACTCCGCCAACGGAATCGCTCAGCTCGATCGCGGACTTCGCCTATGCGGAACGCTCGATGGCTGCGCTCCGCGACGCCCTGGGCGACCGCGTCGATATCATGGTCGACTGCCACGGGAGGCACTTCCCGGCGAACGCCATCGAGTTCTGCCACATCCTGGCTCCGTACCGCCCTTTCTTCGTCGAGGAACCGGTTCCACCAGAGAACGTCGATGCCCTGGCGGAGGTCCGTCGCGCGAGCCCGGTTCCCATCGCGACGGGCGAGCGGCTCGTCACGCGATTCGGCTTCCGTGAGGTCTTCGAGAAGCAGGCGGCTCATGTGATCCAGCCGGACCTGTGCCATTGCGGGGGGCTGTGGGAAGCCAAGAAGATCGCCGCGATGGCGGAGGCGTACTACGTCGGGGTCGCTCCGCACAATCCGCTGGGACCCGTCGCCAACGCGGCAGCGCTCCATTTCGCGCTCTCGACGCCCAACTTCCTGATTCAGGAGGACATGCTCTCCGACGTGCCGTGGCGTTGGGAGGTCGTCCGCCACGACTTGAAGACGGAAAACGGCTACTGGCTCCCCACCGATGCAC from Candidatus Poribacteria bacterium includes the following:
- the dgoD gene encoding galactonate dehydratase, which produces MKITAVRTVVVNAQMRNWVFVKVETDVEGLHGWGEASLEWKTRAVVGAVEDFAPMLVGMDPARIEFLYQRMYRQSFWRMGVIGMSAISGIEQALWDVRGKILGVPVYELLGGAVRDRVRMYTHLGGGKMADVYDTQFRGETQRFVELALEVVSRGYSAVKVLLTPPTESLSSIADFAYAERSMAALRDALGDRVDIMVDCHGRHFPANAIEFCHILAPYRPFFVEEPVPPENVDALAEVRRASPVPIATGERLVTRFGFREVFEKQAAHVIQPDLCHCGGLWEAKKIAAMAEAYYVGVAPHNPLGPVANAAALHFALSTPNFLIQEDMLSDVPWRWEVVRHDLKTENGYWLPTDAPGLGVEVDEVAAAKHPFQQEEMPSLEIRAKDGAVLDW